From a single Vibrio tubiashii genomic region:
- the iscX gene encoding Fe-S cluster assembly protein IscX, with protein sequence MKWTDSRDIAIELCDKFPEVDPKTVRFTDLHQWITELDEFDDEPNRSNEKILEAVILCWMDEMD encoded by the coding sequence ATGAAATGGACAGATTCACGCGATATTGCGATCGAGCTATGCGACAAGTTTCCAGAGGTAGATCCTAAAACAGTACGTTTTACCGATCTTCATCAGTGGATTACTGAGTTAGATGAGTTTGATGATGAGCCGAACCGATCTAATGAAAAGATTCTGGAAGCGGTGATCTTGTGCTGGATGGATGAAATGGATTAA
- the pepB gene encoding aminopeptidase PepB, with product MSTQMSVFLSQEAAAPHWGENAILSFSESGATIHLGDNHDLGAIQRAARKLDGQGIASVSLQGEGWDLESIWSFHQGYRGPKKKNQFVWQELEEQDQAELTARIKATDFTRDIINKPAEEVAPRQLATMAAEFIKSVAPEGTVKARIVKDKDLLAEGWQGIFAVGRGSERTSAMLQLDFNPTGDENAPVFACLVGKGITFDSGGYSIKPSGFMTAMKADMGGSGTITGGLGLAIMRGLNKRVKLILCCAENMISGRALKLGDIITYKNGKTVEIMNTDAEGRLVLADGLIYASEQNPELIIDCATLTGAAKNALGNDYHALMSFDDELSHQALNAAREEKEGLWPLPLADFHRGMLPSNFADLSNISSGDYSPGASTAAAFLSYFVEDYKKGWLHFDCAATYRKSATDKWAAGATGVGVRSLAGLLLQQANK from the coding sequence ATGTCTACACAGATGTCAGTATTTCTAAGCCAAGAGGCTGCAGCGCCACATTGGGGTGAGAACGCAATTCTTTCTTTCTCTGAATCAGGTGCGACAATCCATCTTGGTGATAATCATGATTTAGGCGCAATTCAGCGTGCTGCGCGTAAGTTAGATGGCCAAGGTATCGCTTCCGTTTCTTTACAAGGGGAAGGATGGGATCTAGAGAGTATTTGGTCTTTCCATCAAGGTTACCGTGGACCAAAGAAGAAAAATCAATTCGTATGGCAAGAGCTTGAAGAGCAAGATCAAGCTGAGTTGACTGCACGCATTAAAGCGACGGACTTTACTCGCGACATTATCAACAAGCCAGCAGAAGAAGTCGCACCGCGTCAATTGGCGACGATGGCGGCGGAATTCATCAAATCTGTTGCACCAGAAGGGACAGTGAAGGCGCGTATCGTAAAAGATAAAGACCTTCTTGCTGAAGGTTGGCAAGGTATCTTTGCGGTAGGCCGCGGCTCTGAGCGTACATCGGCCATGCTTCAACTGGATTTCAACCCAACAGGCGACGAGAACGCACCAGTATTTGCTTGCCTAGTGGGTAAAGGGATCACCTTCGACTCTGGTGGTTACAGCATCAAACCGTCTGGCTTTATGACGGCAATGAAAGCGGATATGGGCGGTTCAGGTACAATTACCGGCGGTTTAGGTCTGGCGATCATGCGCGGTTTGAACAAGCGTGTGAAACTAATCCTTTGTTGTGCTGAGAACATGATTTCTGGTCGCGCACTTAAGCTTGGTGACATCATTACCTATAAAAACGGTAAGACGGTAGAGATCATGAATACCGATGCCGAAGGTCGTCTTGTACTTGCGGATGGTCTAATTTATGCGAGTGAGCAAAACCCTGAGCTAATTATTGATTGCGCTACCTTAACTGGAGCTGCTAAAAATGCTCTAGGTAATGATTACCACGCATTGATGAGCTTTGACGATGAGTTGTCTCATCAAGCGCTGAACGCGGCACGCGAAGAAAAAGAAGGCTTATGGCCACTGCCATTGGCTGACTTCCACCGTGGGATGTTGCCATCTAATTTTGCTGATCTTTCAAACATCAGCAGTGGTGACTACTCACCAGGTGCAAGTACGGCGGCAGCATTCTTGTCTTACTTTGTTGAAGACTACAAAAAAGGTTGGTTGCATTTTGACTGTGCAGCAACTTATCGTAAGTCTGCGACAGATAAGTGGGCAGCAGGTGCAACTGGCGTAGGCGTACGTAGCCTAGCTGGTCTGCTACTACAGCAAGCGAATAAATAA
- the ndk gene encoding nucleoside-diphosphate kinase encodes MTLERTFSIVKPDAVERNLIGEIYHRIEKAGLQVIAAKMVRLTEEQASGFYAEHEGKPFFEDLKAFMTSGPIMVQVLEGENAIARYRELMGKTNPEEAACGTIRADYALSMRHNSVHGSDSPESAAREIEFFFPESEICPR; translated from the coding sequence ATGACTCTAGAAAGAACTTTTTCTATTGTTAAGCCCGATGCAGTAGAACGTAATCTAATTGGTGAAATCTACCACCGTATTGAAAAAGCAGGTCTGCAAGTTATTGCTGCTAAAATGGTGCGTTTAACTGAAGAACAAGCGAGCGGCTTTTATGCTGAACATGAAGGCAAACCATTCTTTGAAGATTTGAAAGCCTTTATGACTTCAGGCCCAATTATGGTTCAAGTACTGGAAGGTGAGAACGCAATTGCTCGCTACCGCGAGTTAATGGGTAAAACTAACCCAGAAGAAGCGGCTTGTGGCACTATTCGCGCTGACTACGCATTAAGCATGCGCCATAACTCAGTTCACGGCTCTGATAGCCCTGAGTCTGCGGCTCGCGAAATCGAATTCTTCTTCCCTGAATCGGAAATCTGTCCTCGATAA
- the fusA gene encoding elongation factor G codes for MADLSKYRNIGIFAHVDAGKTTTTERILKLTGKIHKTGEVHDGESTTDFMEQEAERGITIQSAAVTCEWNGHRLNVIDTPGHVDFTVEVYRSLKVLDGGIGVFCGSGGVEPQSETNWRYANDSEVARLIFVNKLDRMGADFFNVVDQVKNVLGANPLVMTLPIGREDDFVGVVDVLNRQAYVWDDTGLPENYEITDVPADMVDDLEAYREELVETAVEQDDDLMEAYMEGEEPTIEQLKACIRKGTRDLAFFPTFCGSAFKNKGMQLILDAVVDYLPAPAEVDPQPLTDPETGEPTGEVATVSPDEPLKALAFKIMDDRFGALTFVRIYSGRLKKGDTILNSATGKTERIGRMCEMQADERNELTEAQAGDIIAIVGMKNVQTGHTLCDPKHECTLEAMIFPEPVISIAVTPKDKGGSEKMGIAIGKMVAEDPSFQVETDEESGETILKGMGELHLDIKVDILKRTYGVELEVGAPQVAYRETITQAVEDSYTHKKQSGGSGQFGKIDYRIRPGEPNSGFTFSSTVVGGNVPKEFWPAVEKGFASMMETGVLAGFPTLDVEVELFDGGFHAVDSSAIAYEIAAKGAFRQSMPKAGAQLLEPIMKVDVFTPEDNVGDVIGDLNRRRGMIKDQQAGTTGVRIKADVPLSEMFGYIGHLRTITSGRGQFSMEFGQYAPCPANVAEQVIAEVKERNEKK; via the coding sequence ATGGCAGATTTATCAAAGTACAGAAACATTGGTATTTTCGCGCACGTTGATGCGGGTAAAACTACCACCACTGAGCGTATCCTTAAGCTTACTGGTAAAATCCACAAAACTGGTGAAGTACACGACGGTGAGTCTACAACTGACTTCATGGAGCAGGAAGCTGAGCGTGGTATCACAATCCAGTCTGCTGCCGTAACTTGTGAGTGGAATGGCCACCGCCTAAACGTTATCGATACTCCGGGACACGTTGACTTTACAGTAGAAGTATACCGTTCACTTAAAGTTCTTGACGGTGGTATCGGTGTATTCTGTGGTTCTGGTGGTGTTGAGCCTCAGTCAGAGACTAACTGGCGCTACGCGAACGATTCAGAAGTTGCTCGTCTGATCTTCGTAAACAAACTAGACCGTATGGGTGCAGACTTCTTCAACGTAGTTGATCAAGTGAAAAACGTTCTTGGTGCAAACCCACTAGTAATGACTCTGCCAATCGGTCGTGAAGACGATTTCGTTGGTGTTGTAGACGTTCTAAACCGTCAAGCTTACGTTTGGGATGACACAGGTCTTCCAGAAAACTACGAGATCACAGATGTTCCTGCGGACATGGTTGATGATCTAGAAGCTTACCGTGAAGAGCTAGTTGAGACTGCTGTAGAGCAAGACGACGACCTAATGGAAGCTTACATGGAAGGTGAAGAGCCAACTATCGAGCAGCTAAAAGCTTGTATCCGTAAAGGTACTCGTGACCTAGCGTTCTTCCCAACTTTCTGTGGTTCTGCATTCAAAAACAAAGGTATGCAGCTTATCCTAGACGCTGTTGTAGATTACCTACCAGCTCCAGCAGAAGTTGATCCTCAGCCTCTAACAGATCCAGAAACTGGTGAGCCAACTGGCGAAGTTGCAACTGTATCTCCAGATGAGCCACTAAAAGCGCTAGCATTCAAAATCATGGATGACCGTTTTGGTGCACTAACATTCGTACGTATCTACTCAGGCCGTCTGAAGAAGGGTGACACTATCCTTAACTCAGCAACTGGTAAGACTGAGCGTATCGGTCGTATGTGTGAGATGCAAGCTGATGAGCGTAACGAACTTACTGAAGCACAAGCTGGTGACATCATCGCTATCGTTGGTATGAAGAACGTTCAAACTGGTCACACTCTATGTGATCCTAAGCACGAATGTACTCTTGAAGCTATGATCTTCCCAGAACCAGTAATCTCTATCGCTGTAACTCCTAAAGACAAAGGCGGTTCAGAGAAGATGGGTATTGCTATCGGTAAGATGGTTGCAGAAGATCCATCTTTCCAAGTTGAGACTGACGAAGAGTCTGGCGAAACTATCCTGAAAGGTATGGGTGAACTTCACCTAGACATCAAGGTAGATATCCTTAAGCGTACTTACGGCGTTGAGCTTGAAGTAGGTGCTCCTCAGGTAGCTTACCGTGAAACTATCACTCAAGCAGTTGAAGATAGCTACACGCACAAGAAGCAGTCTGGTGGTTCTGGTCAGTTCGGTAAGATCGACTACCGCATCCGCCCAGGTGAGCCAAACTCTGGCTTCACGTTCTCTTCAACAGTTGTTGGTGGTAACGTACCTAAAGAATTCTGGCCTGCAGTTGAGAAAGGTTTCGCATCTATGATGGAAACTGGTGTTCTTGCTGGCTTCCCTACTCTAGACGTAGAAGTTGAACTATTCGACGGTGGTTTCCACGCAGTTGACTCTTCAGCTATCGCTTACGAAATCGCTGCTAAAGGCGCATTCCGTCAGTCTATGCCTAAAGCGGGTGCACAACTTCTTGAGCCAATCATGAAAGTTGACGTATTCACTCCAGAAGACAACGTTGGTGACGTAATCGGTGACCTTAACCGTCGTCGTGGTATGATCAAAGACCAACAAGCTGGTACTACTGGCGTTCGTATTAAAGCTGACGTTCCTCTATCAGAAATGTTCGGTTACATCGGCCACCTACGTACTATCACTTCTGGTCGTGGTCAGTTCTCTATGGAGTTCGGTCAATACGCACCATGTCCAGCAAACGTTGCTGAGCAAGTAATCGCAGAAGTTAAAGAGCGTAACGAGAAGAAGTAA
- a CDS encoding LysR substrate-binding domain-containing protein — MKDRLPPLQGIYYFYTAARLGSFKLAAQELYVTAAAISQQIRQLEDFLGAELFLRQHRKVTLTMEGEILYEQALRGFEHLHRGIRQINQDPNPNQLSISTLPSFAQHWLVPRIGHFRQQNPDLELMIEPTSELADFQNSNLDLCIRYGPGDYPNITSELLIEELLYPVCHPIYQEQHGIYELSDLTGADLIEDYWRDLDWGIWLNNVGHKASKPTLKYNGSHFVLEGALAVQGVALAKHTLAQRYIDEGKLVRIGNLAQRTDYNYFLCAPRAYFKREKIKRFCEWIFAQAKECQKLDHLGLEIIDSRSPR; from the coding sequence GTGAAAGATCGATTACCACCTTTGCAGGGTATCTATTACTTTTACACCGCTGCGAGGCTAGGCAGCTTCAAACTCGCGGCTCAGGAACTCTATGTCACCGCCGCAGCCATTAGTCAGCAGATACGCCAACTGGAAGACTTTTTAGGCGCAGAACTGTTCTTGAGGCAGCATCGTAAAGTCACGCTAACCATGGAGGGAGAGATACTCTATGAGCAGGCTCTACGAGGCTTTGAGCATCTTCATCGCGGTATTCGACAAATCAACCAAGATCCGAATCCTAACCAGCTTTCCATTTCGACATTGCCTTCCTTTGCCCAACACTGGCTTGTGCCAAGAATTGGCCACTTTAGGCAGCAAAACCCAGATCTTGAGTTGATGATTGAACCCACTAGCGAGCTGGCTGACTTTCAAAACTCTAATCTCGATTTGTGTATTCGATATGGACCTGGGGATTACCCAAACATCACTTCAGAGCTACTTATTGAAGAGCTGCTCTATCCCGTTTGTCATCCTATCTACCAAGAGCAACACGGCATATACGAACTCAGCGACCTAACAGGCGCGGACTTAATTGAAGATTATTGGCGAGACCTAGACTGGGGAATTTGGCTTAACAACGTGGGCCACAAAGCCTCTAAGCCGACACTGAAATACAATGGCTCCCACTTTGTATTAGAAGGTGCTTTAGCCGTTCAAGGCGTCGCGCTCGCCAAGCATACCTTAGCTCAACGCTATATTGATGAAGGGAAGCTAGTCAGGATCGGCAATCTAGCGCAGCGTACCGACTACAACTATTTCCTGTGTGCACCCCGCGCCTACTTTAAAAGAGAGAAAATCAAACGCTTCTGTGAGTGGATTTTTGCCCAAGCTAAGGAGTGCCAGAAACTCGATCATTTAGGTTTGGAGATCATCGATAGCCGCAGCCCGAGGTGA